The following proteins come from a genomic window of Leishmania donovani BPK282A1 complete genome, chromosome 4:
- a CDS encoding acyltransferase-like protein, copy 2, with translation MGAAVARVVHETAARLPHLTGRQQGALLAVALGTGYTLLRQRLVPKWIMQKWFLLSSTALIIPSSALVYLIDPLRYLGVPRRCVQSICVFIFGCVFKAVWWVNPQIRMHVQFDANEHGKPGCWDDIARTGTAFTLNHTSFWDAFVMVGITPMLHLIQMRTLMKSSLRKIPIFGGVFDRVGHFPVHFKSGEDGNFHVDKEKQAIVSQHMRWHLRLGGSVAFFPEGAVNKTPETLQPFRYGTFATVIEHRLRVYYVVSVGSEKTWPPRMACGGLPADVHIRIGAYPIDFDRDSSRNVAVGLQVRMQQVRDEIAAEVAAAEERRRRRRNGPVSEAKGAKTLDIAPPHTAREAHPTRATA, from the coding sequence ATGGGTGCAGCGGTGGCTCGCGTAGTACATGAGACGGCCGcacggctgccgcacctGACGGGCAGACAGCAGGGCGCCCTGCTGGCCGTGGCGCTCGGCACCGGCTACACActtcttcgccagcgcctcgTGCCGAAGTGGATCATGCAGAAGTGGTTtctgctctcctccaccgcccTAATCATTCCATCCTCTGCGCTTGTCTACCTGATCGACCCGCTCCGCTACCTCggggtgccgcggcggtgtGTGCAGAGCATCTGCGTCTTCATCTTCGGCTGCGTTTTCAAGGCTGTGTGGTGGGTCAACCCACAGATCCGCATGCACGTGCAGTTCGACGCCAACGAGCATGGAAAGCCGGGGTGCTGGGACGACATCGCCCGTACCGGCACCGCCTTTACACTGAACCACACCTCCTTCTGGGATGCCTTCGTGATGGTCGGCATTACGCCCATGTTGCACCTAATACAGATGCGCACACTGATGAAGTCGTCGCTGCGCAAGATCCCGATCTtcggcggcgtcttcgacCGCGTCGGGCACTTCCCCGTGCACTTCAAGTCGGGCGAGGACGGTAACTTCCACGTGGACAAGGAGAAGCAGGCGATAGTGTCGCAACACATGCGCTGGCACCTgcgcctcggcggcagcgtcgccttctTCCCTGAGGGCGCCGTCAACAAAACCCcggagacgctgcagccgtTCCGCTACGGCACCTTTGCTACCGTCATCGAgcatcgcctccgcgtcTACTACGTGGTATCTGTCGGCAGCGAGAAGACGTGGCCGCCGCGAATGGCGTGCGGCGGGCTGCCGGCCGACGTCCACATCCGCATCGGCGCCTACCCGATCGACTTCGACAGGGACTCCAGCAGAAACGTCGCGGTGGGACTGCAGGTGCGCATGCAGCAGGTGCGGGACGAGATCGCGGCTGAGGTagccgccgcggaggagaggcggaggcggcgacgcaacGGTCCAGTGTCGGAGGCGAAGGGGGCAAAGACGCTGGACATTGCGCCGCCCCACACTGCTCGTGAGGCTCATCCGACAAGGGCGACGGCGTAA
- a CDS encoding proton motive ATPase, putative, with the protein MSSNSAAASPVDGSVGAPESWLPLNSVRAPPRALDSTAVYEARQRFGMNEVRLTVAPLHRIVVGALLSPSTALVAAGAFVYEVFGGSHCLWFTLAWLVVMQVAVLVTTALVDRARVRRLQRCLLPGRAVAYREETWAMVGSAQLVPGDLVQLVAGSVVFADCSLYSGSVLIDMSDVTGRTRTEAVTAGQLLIAGTKVVDGAADAVVRYTGPETFVGQTIELVERLPHGFEERQRLSRAYAGTYFLVAAVAVTAEVVLFGALSGWDGYSVWKVARETTLLALLCTPLDFDLAVYVAVSRGASAAMQRSQAVLLRLRALLSLASVDMLLVDKTGTLSSGHCTLAAHHRAYLAGYPSRAAVVQLMALACRWRQPSLHATKRAVLRSADLDACDEYTQLDYVEHEGEHRSSALLRRRDGTLLRVTEGRLRSVLALVQHPESAAACVEAQRLVFAWSQSGLRCVAVAVAEGDDPWRLAGLLTFADPLRSDAAPLVSDCSRLGVAVTLISGDEHRAVAAAAEAVQLKSEVMCGRDVPPLRLWEAEHRSPASAMSVTVDLSAAANSASEYAACRAYAEMQPRQKAALVRALQQSGRVVAVLGDGVNDAAAARLSDVGIALLSAEQGQAAARGALWGADIALTSDHLGAVVELLVVSRELFGTIYSVFFWVTAAALQLSVLGAALAVAVPRRCAGESSNEVGLGLPPSGLHVLTLVYINGLTLMWVSTEAGDDTYWTAAPCSLSYRVALLQASTMAFIGLVGGVALGIAGGLACDGRGWWPLVSPSMLPVITEERLGGILTFYILYLNLFLTMSCASPVRAGWRFWRRSRLRVVLALAVVYGLYMTWAIDARPIFAACLCVYCGAVAVLQDMGKLTVHGICYCLGFRTYRACVDGMHGLQPHGRVDADEDAAAARPRRTTSTPSHDAAARRSSVPSSLNAVVGCIASLDVKLLCRARPTPMAPAE; encoded by the coding sequence ATGAGCTCTAACTCGGCTGCCGCGTCACCGGTAGACGGCAGCGTTGGCGCTCCGGAGTCGTGGCTCCCACTGAACAGTGtgcgtgcaccgccgcgcgcgctcgaCTCGACCGCCGTCTACGAAGCCCGCCAGCGGTTCGGCATGAACGAGGTGCGACTGACGGTGGCACCGCTCCATCGCATTGTTGTAGGCGCGTTGCTTTCTCCCAGCACggccctcgtcgctgctggggCGTTCGTCTACGAGGTcttcggcggcagccactGCCTGTGGTTTACCCTGGCGTGGCTCGTGGTGATGCAAGTCGCGGTGCTggtgacgacggcgctggtggaCCGCGCACGGGTGCGGCGCCTCCAGCGGTGCCTCTTACCGGGTCGCGCGGTTGCCTACCGAGAGGAAACATGGGCAATGGTGGGGTCAGCGCAGCTGGTCCCTGGTGACCTTGTCCAGCTTGTTGCAGGGTCCGTGGTGTTCGCTGACTGCTCTCTCTACAGCGGGTCCGTGCTGATCGATATGTCAGACGTGACGGGGCGCACCCGCACTGAGGCTGTCACCGCGGGCCAGCTCCTGATCGCCGGCACCAAGGTGGTGGACGGGGCTGCAGATGCTGTGGTGCGCTACACAGGGCCAGAAACGTTCGTGGGTCAGACCATCGAGCTCGTAGAGCGCCTGCCGCACGGCTttgaggagcggcagcggctcagCCGAGCCTACGCCGGCACATACTTCCTTGTAGCTGCCGTAGCGGTGACGGCCGAGGTGGTGCTGTTCGGGGCTCTCAGTGGGTGGGACGGCTACTCAGTGTGGAAGGTGGCACGGGAGACGAcgctgcttgcgctgctgtgcactcCGCTTGACTTTGATCTCGCCGTGTATGTGGCAGTGTCGCGAGGTGCGTCGGCGGCCATGCAGCGTTCTCAGGCCGTCCTCTTGCGCCtccgcgccctcctctcACTTGCATCGGTTGACATGCTGCTGGTGGACAAGACAGGCACCCTGTCCTCTGGTCACTGCACCCTCGCGGCACATCATCGCGCCTACTTAGCAGGGTACCCGTCGCGTGCAGCCGTGGTACAGCTGAtggcgctggcgtgccggtggcggcagccaaGTCTGCACGCGACGAAGCGggctgtgctgcgcagcgcggacCTGGACGCCTGTGACGAGTACACGCAGCTGGACTACGTAGAGCACGAGGGAGAGCATCGCAGCTCcgccctgctgcgccggcgtgacGGGACGCTTCTTCGAGTCACCGAAGGGCGGCTTCGCTCCGTCTTGGCGCTCGTCCAGCATCCAGAGTCTGCCGCCGCATGCGTTGAGGCGCAGCGTCTGGTGTTTGCCTGGAGCCAAAGCGGTCTGCGatgtgtggcggtggccgttGCCGAGGGCGATGACCCTTGGCGGTTAGCAGGACTTCTGACGTTCGCTGACCCActgcgcagcgacgcggccCCGTTGGTCTCGGATTGTAGTCGACTTGGTGTTGCCGTGACGCTGATCTCCGGCGATGAGCACCgggctgtcgccgccgcggccgaggcggtgcagctaAAATCCGAGGTGATGTGCGGGCGCGACGTGCCACCTCTGAGGTTGTGGGAAGCAGAGCACCGCTCTCCAGCGTCTGCGATGAGTGTGACAGTCGACctgagcgccgctgcgaacTCTGCGAGCGAGTacgccgcctgccgcgcgTATGCAGAGATGCAGCCTCGCCAGAAGGCAGcgctcgtgcgtgcgcttcagCAGTCAGGCCGCGTCGTAGCTGTGCTGGGCGACGGGGTGaacgacgccgcagcggcgcgccttTCGGATGTCGGCATTGCGCTTCTTTCGGCCGAGCAGGGCCAAGCCGCGGCACGGGGAGCGCTGTGGGGTGCGGACATCGCCCTCACCTCCGATCACCTCGGCGCCGTGGTGGAACTGCTTGTCGTCAGCCGCGAACTCTTCGGCACCATCTACTCCGTTTTCTTTTGGGtaacagcggcggcactgcagctgtcGGTGCTCGGTGCCGccttggcggtggcggttccgcggcgctgcgccggcgaaTCCTCGAACGAGGTCGGACTAGGGCTTCCACCGAGTGGCCTTCACGTATTGACACTGGTCTACATCAACGGACTGACGCTAATGTGGGTGTCTACAGAGGCTGGCGACGACACTTACTGGACCGCGGCACCCTGCTCTCTCAGCTAccgcgtggcgctgctgcaggcgtcCACGATGGCTTTTATCGGtctcgtcggcggcgtcgccctcgGCATCGCTGGCGGCCTTGCCTGTGACGGACGTGGCTGGTGGCCACTTGTCTCACCCAGCATGCTGCCGGTCATCACTGAGGAGCGCCTGGGCGGCATTCTCACGTTCTACATCCTCTACCTGAACCTATTCCTGACGATgagctgcgcctcgccgGTGCGGGCGGGGTGGCGCTTCTGGCGACGCTCGCGCCTGCGCGTTGTACTCGCCCTCGCCGTGGTGTACGGGCTGTACATGACCTGGGCCATCGACGCACGCCCCATCTTTGCCGCTTGCCTGTGCGTCTACTGTGGTGCCGTCGCAGTTCTGCAGGACATGGGGAAGCTCACGGTGCATGGCATCTGCTACTGCCTCGGCTTTCGCACGTACCGCGCATGTGTGGACGGCATGCACGGCCTCCAGCCGCACGGCCGCGTCGATGCGGACgaggacgctgcggcggcgcggccacGCAGGACAACAAGCACGCCATCTCatgacgccgctgctcgccgcaGTTCCGTGCCATCCTCTCTGAATGCAGTGGTGGGCTGCATTGCCAGCCTCGATGTGAAGCTGCTCTGCCGTGCCCGACCGACGCCAATGGCCCCAGCAGAGTAA
- a CDS encoding cytochrome c oxidase assembly factor, putative, whose protein sequence is MHRSLLRCAVRGESMMESYRSDALLRLRCHFGAMRRGSPMGSAATEAAALVNITITPLTCSRRAFRQQGAVNPNNPDATEAAELEKDWQALKTYGMIGGFALLCIATLWYGSRQAKKRYFGAEGSARVSVETRGRPALGGPFVLVNTKGEPVSQAEFLGSWAFFYFGFTHCPEICPVELNRMSHVVDAVRAARPQERIAPLFVSCDPRRDSLEAIDEYLSVFHPDFIGLVGTPKQVNDACRSYRIYYSIPTEEDAEQEDYLIDHSIAIFLFDPQGRFVDFFGNRYDEREITEKVLHYMSEYAKDPTWTNW, encoded by the coding sequence ATGCATCGCTCACTTCTGCGGTGTGCCGTCCGTGGGGAGTCGATGATGGAGTCGTACCGCTCTGACGCTCTACTGCGCCTTCGATGCCATTTTGGTGCCATGCGACGCGGCTCTCCGATGGGTTCGGCCGCCACCGAAGCTGCCGCCCTTGTGAACATCACGATAACGCCGCTTACGTGCAGCCGTCGCGCTTTCCGCCAGCAGGGCGCAGTCAACCCAAACAACCCCGACGCgaccgaggcggcggagctcgAGAAAGACTGGCAGGCGTTGAAGACGTACGGCATGATAGGAGGCTTTGCTCTTCTCTGCATCGCGACGCTGTGGTACGGAAGCCGCCAAGCCAAGAAGCGCTACTTCGGTGCGGAGGGCAGCGCGCGGGTCAGCGTCGAAACGCGTGGCCGCCCCGCGCTCGGTGGGCCGTTTGTGCTGGTGAACACGAAGGGTGAGCCAGTGTCGCAGGCGGAATTCCTCGGCTCATGGGCCTTCTTTTACTTCGGCTTCACTCACTGCCCGGAGATCTGCCCGGTCGAGCTGAACCGCATGTCGCACGTCGTCGACGCTGTCCGCGCTGCCCGCCCGCAGGAGCGCATTGCGCCGTTGTTTGTCTCGTGCGACCCGCGCCGTGACTCGCTCGAGGCCATCGACGAGTACCTCTCCGTGTTCCACCCCGACTTCATTGGGCTCGTTGGCACGCCGAAGCAGGTGAACGACGCATGCCGCTCGTACCGCATCTACTACTCCATCCCCACCGAAGAGGACGCCGAGCAGGAGGACTACCTGATCGACCACAGCATTGCCATCTTCCTCTTCGACCCACAGGGCCGCTTCGTCGACTTCTTCGGAAACCGCTACGACGAGCGCGAGATTacggagaaggtgctgcacTACATGTCCGAGTACGCCAAGGATCCGACGTGGACAAACTGGTAA
- a CDS encoding fructose-1,6-bisphosphatase, cytosolic, putative, which yields MDVRRTPTPTTLTQYIIKSQPPHSRGEFTLLMMAIQTSVKVIEKNIRRAGMKGMLGYIAGQSANATGDHQAKLDVISNMAFKAYLLSSTSVCVLGSEEEEQMIIAESGRRGDYLVFFDPLDGSSNIDANVSVGSIWGVWRLPKDANINSVEDANAVIRMLKGTDMVSAGYAVYGSATNLVLTSGHGVDGFTLDPNIGEFILTHPHISIPKKRSIYSVNEGNYGKWEPWFKEYINYLKMNKTTRYSARYIGSMVGDIHRTLLYGGIFCYPKDANQVEGKLRFLYEAAPMAMIVEQAGGKAVGSNGRILEQSITRLHQRTPVYLGSRQEVDLCMAFRDRNVKTETLAPTSSKL from the coding sequence ATGGACGTCAGgcgcacccccacccccactaCTCTCACCCAGTACATCATCAAGAGCCAACCGCCGCACAGTCGCGGCGAGTTCACGCTCTTGATGATGGCGATTCAGACTTCGGTCAAGGTGATTGAGAAGAACATCCGACGTGCCGGCATGAAGGGTATGTTGGGCTACATTGCTGGGCAGTCGGCGAACGCGACTGGCGACCATCAGGCGAAGCTGGATGTGATCTCGAACATGGCGTTCAAGGCGTATCTGCTGAGCTCCACCAGCGTGTGCGTTctcggcagcgaggaggaggagcagatgATCATCGCCGAgagcggccgccgtggcgacTACCTTGTCTTCTTCGACCCTCttgacggcagcagcaacattGATGCCAACGTCTCCGTAGGCTCTATCTGGGGTGTGTGGCGGCTGCCCAAGGACGCTAACATAAACAGCGTCGAAGACGCCAACGCCGTGATCCGCATGCTTAAGGGAACAGATATGGTTTCTGCCGGGTACGCCGTGTACGGCAGTGCCACGAACCTCGTGCTGACGAGCGGACACGGTGTGGACGGCTTCACACTGGACCCCAACATCGGCGAGTTCATCCTGACGCACCCGCACATCAGCATCCCGAAGAAGCGCAGCATCTACAGTGTCAACGAAGGCAATTACGGCAAGTGGGAACCGTGGTTTAAGGAGTACATCAACTACCTCAAGATGAACAAGACAACCCGTTACAGTGCGCGCTACATCGGCTCCATGGTCGGCGACATCCACCGCACGCTCCTCTACGGCGGTATATTCTGCTACCCCAAGGACGCAAACCAGGTGGAGGGAAAGCTGCGGTTTCTGTACGAGGCCGCACCGATGGCGATGATCGTGGAGCAGGCAGGCGGGAAGGCGGTGGGCAGCAACGGCCGTATCCTGGAGCAGTCCATCACTCGTCTTCATCAGCGCACGCCAGTCTACCTCGGCAGCCGCCAGGAGGTGGACCTGTGCATGGCCTTCCGCGACCGCAACGTGAAGACGGAGACTCTAGCGCCGACTTCCAGCAAGctctaa